The proteins below come from a single Burkholderia contaminans genomic window:
- the gmtY gene encoding gamma-mobile-trio recombinase GmtY, with amino-acid sequence MFVSIKAKVLTDETGVYTEIPALLAATGILEPLIDYFLHRSHDRSLEWMRKVTRSVRLFLEYIQLNPAERDPHRLFQNFAKRLYTGTFNRETGIDATGLCWPPRSPHDAARIIIHLSDFFNWLGEVRPEAASVNPRYVGSTFDRQIDEAAYQYRRSKAFLGHTWASNATARATGYWLRYRRIPKVARGEPPAFPERHFEALLFKGFRNGDRYDYRGILITLLLHGAGFRESEPFHLYVQDVFPDPQDPRQAKVLIHHPHYGAAPADWCDERGRPRKSNRAEYLGQRFGLVPRTDLMDRRHAGWKGGMHDGPYYKQAYWFVPEYGEWFLELWHRYLKQLAHFDRDHPFAFVNLRRAPYGAIYTLTQYNKAHAAACKRIGLEVGKALGTTPHGHRHAYGQRLKHAGIDKPMIRRFMHHASIESQEIYTQASFSEAREALQQAAHRLDGLLTTPLSDLVRSSD; translated from the coding sequence ATGTTCGTCAGCATCAAAGCAAAGGTCCTCACGGACGAAACCGGCGTCTACACTGAGATCCCCGCCCTGCTCGCCGCGACGGGGATACTCGAGCCGCTGATTGATTATTTCCTGCATAGAAGCCACGATCGCAGTCTGGAATGGATGCGCAAGGTGACGCGATCGGTGCGGCTCTTTCTTGAGTACATCCAACTCAACCCCGCCGAACGCGACCCTCATCGACTGTTTCAGAATTTCGCGAAGCGCCTGTATACAGGAACGTTCAATCGCGAAACAGGAATCGACGCCACGGGCCTTTGCTGGCCGCCTCGCTCGCCGCACGACGCGGCACGCATCATCATCCATTTGAGCGACTTCTTCAATTGGTTGGGCGAAGTTCGTCCTGAAGCAGCCAGCGTCAATCCTCGGTACGTCGGCAGCACGTTCGATCGACAGATCGATGAAGCCGCTTACCAGTATCGTAGAAGCAAGGCCTTCCTTGGGCATACGTGGGCGTCGAATGCCACCGCGCGCGCCACAGGATATTGGCTTCGCTACCGGAGAATCCCGAAGGTCGCGCGAGGTGAGCCGCCAGCTTTTCCAGAACGTCACTTTGAAGCGTTGCTCTTCAAAGGCTTTCGCAACGGCGATCGTTACGACTATCGTGGCATCTTGATCACGCTACTGCTCCATGGCGCGGGATTTCGAGAGTCGGAGCCTTTTCACCTTTACGTTCAGGACGTATTTCCAGATCCACAGGACCCGCGTCAAGCCAAGGTCCTCATCCACCATCCGCACTACGGGGCCGCGCCTGCTGACTGGTGCGACGAGCGAGGACGACCACGTAAATCGAACCGAGCAGAATACCTCGGCCAGCGCTTCGGCCTTGTGCCGCGTACAGATTTGATGGACCGTCGGCATGCTGGCTGGAAAGGCGGCATGCACGACGGTCCGTACTACAAGCAGGCGTACTGGTTCGTGCCGGAGTACGGCGAGTGGTTTCTGGAACTTTGGCATCGCTATCTGAAGCAGCTTGCGCATTTCGATCGGGATCATCCGTTCGCTTTCGTGAACCTGCGGCGCGCACCCTATGGTGCGATATACACCCTCACGCAGTACAACAAGGCTCACGCGGCCGCGTGCAAACGCATTGGCCTCGAAGTTGGCAAGGCGCTTGGCACAACTCCGCACGGGCACCGACACGCCTACGGCCAGCGTTTGAAGCACGCGGGAATCGACAAGCCGATGATTCGCCGCTTCATGCATCACGCATCGATCGAGAGCCAGGAGATCTACACACAAGCAAGCTTTAGCGAAGCCCGAGAAGCACTTCAGCAAGCGGCGCACCGGCTGGATGGACTTCTTACGACGCCTCTGTCCGATTTGGTCCGTTCATCTGACTAG